From the Paenibacillus sp. MMS20-IR301 genome, the window AGATTAAGAAAAAATATAAAGATGAGCCGGAAAAGGTACAGCAGGAAACCATGCGCCTCTTCCAGGAGAATAAGGTTAATCCGATGGCCGGCTGTCTGCCGCTGATTGTGCAAATGCCGATCTTCATCGCACTGTACAATTCAATTTACTACAACCCGGACCTTCGATTGCATGACTTCCTGTGGCTGCAGCTCGGCAAGCCCGACCATCTGTTCATACTGCCGCTTCTGGCCGCTGCTACAACATTCATTCAGACTCGTATGATGACCAAGATGAACCCGGTACAACAGCAAGGCCCAATGCAGTTCATGATGATGGTATATCCGGTTCTGATTTTCATCATGTCCTACAACTTCCCGGCTGCGCTTCCGCTGTACTGGTTCTATAGTAACTTGTACACCATTATTCAGAACTACTTCTTGTACCGCAACAACGACAAGCATAAAGCGGCAGTTGCTGCTGCCAGCGCTGCTGCAGATGCCGAAGAAGCAAGACTGGCTAAGAGCAAAAAGAGCAATGCCAATACCCGCAAGGATGTTACGCCTGCTGCTGCTAAAGGCAACGGCGGTAACGGAAAGAAGGGGGCCAAAAAGTCAAAATGAGCAAAGTCGTCGCGACAGGGAAAACCATTGAAGAAGCTGTAGAACGGGGACTTAATCAGCTTGGAGTTCACAAGGACCGGGTAACGGTCAACGTACTTGAACAGCCGTCAAAAGGATTCCTTGGATTGATCGGTGCGAAGGGAGCCAAGGTAGAATTAACCTTGATTCCTGAAGCCGCACCGGTATCAGCGGCGAGTGCTCCGCTACTGTCTCAGCAGTCAACAAGAGAGAGCAACCAGGAGGCTATCAGCGGCGCACCGCGCCAAGATTCCGGACACCCGGTGGAGGAAGCTTACGGGCAGGCCGTTCAATTCATTGTGGATGTCGCCAAGAGCATGGGGCTCGAGGTGGAAGTAGAAATCGTTCATACCAAGGAATCGACTGTTCTGCAAATATCCGGTCCGGATCTGGGGCTGCTGATTGGCAGAAGAGGACAAACTCTCGATGCTCTGCAGTATTTGGCTAATATTGTTGCCAACCGTTATTCTGACAGCTTCATCCGTCTTGTGCTCGATGCGGAGAACTTCCGTGAGCGCCGCAAGAAGACACTTGAGGAGCTGGCAGACCGGCTGGCCGGGCGTGTGGTCCGGACCCGTAAAGAGGTTGTACTGGAGCCCA encodes:
- a CDS encoding YidC/Oxa1 family membrane protein insertase, producing MSLMKTKRGKMFLLLGLMVLMIAVLSGCSPSAATVTHTTEDLKNGGFWQSNVVYYFAIALDTFAKWFNGQYGLAVLVMVIIVRTLILPLTIKQVKSSRAMQAIQPQLEKIKKKYKDEPEKVQQETMRLFQENKVNPMAGCLPLIVQMPIFIALYNSIYYNPDLRLHDFLWLQLGKPDHLFILPLLAAATTFIQTRMMTKMNPVQQQGPMQFMMMVYPVLIFIMSYNFPAALPLYWFYSNLYTIIQNYFLYRNNDKHKAAVAAASAAADAEEARLAKSKKSNANTRKDVTPAAAKGNGGNGKKGAKKSK
- the jag gene encoding RNA-binding cell elongation regulator Jag/EloR: MSKVVATGKTIEEAVERGLNQLGVHKDRVTVNVLEQPSKGFLGLIGAKGAKVELTLIPEAAPVSAASAPLLSQQSTRESNQEAISGAPRQDSGHPVEEAYGQAVQFIVDVAKSMGLEVEVEIVHTKESTVLQISGPDLGLLIGRRGQTLDALQYLANIVANRYSDSFIRLVLDAENFRERRKKTLEELADRLAGRVVRTRKEVVLEPMSPQERKIIHSRLQDHRQVNTLSKGEEPNRRVVITLK